In Rubrobacter radiotolerans DSM 5868, a genomic segment contains:
- a CDS encoding DMT family transporter yields the protein MGWVYLVFAILAEVAGTTSMKASKGFTLLVPSVLIFVFYGFSLVLLTLSLKSLDVSVAYAVWSGMGTALIATIGILWFREPLGALKLASLVLIIIGVAGLNLGVGR from the coding sequence ATGGGCTGGGTGTATCTGGTGTTTGCTATTCTGGCCGAGGTCGCCGGGACGACGAGCATGAAGGCGTCTAAGGGGTTTACGCTGCTCGTGCCGTCGGTACTTATCTTTGTCTTCTACGGCTTTAGCCTCGTGCTCCTGACCCTCTCGCTGAAGAGCCTGGACGTGAGCGTCGCCTATGCTGTGTGGTCCGGGATGGGGACGGCGCTTATCGCGACCATAGGTATCCTCTGGTTCCGCGAGCCTTTAGGCGCGCTGAAGCTGGCCTCTCTGGTCCTGATCATAATCGGCGTGGCCGGGCTGAACCTCGGGGTCGGACGTTAG
- the dapF gene encoding diaminopimelate epimerase — protein sequence MHFTKMHGCGNDFVVLNASEVEGADLPALARRLCDRRFGVGGDGLLVPAPSEVADLRMVYLNSDGSSAEMCGNGLRCLARYARDRGLVGPDELTVETGAGVKRVWLRPDGSSRVEMGPPEVGEAVSLHGYTFLRVSMGNPHAVAFLPSREAVEELDLAGVGPLVERDAAFPEGTNVEFAFGDGGEGIRMRIWERGAGETLASGSGSCASAVAAISLGRARSPVSVALDGGSVLVEWDGGGTPVYMSGPAEYVFEGRLTGSSVRA from the coding sequence ATGCACTTTACAAAGATGCACGGCTGCGGAAACGACTTTGTCGTCCTTAACGCATCCGAAGTCGAGGGGGCTGACCTCCCCGCGCTCGCGAGAAGGCTCTGCGACCGGCGCTTCGGGGTCGGAGGGGACGGTCTGCTCGTGCCCGCGCCTTCAGAGGTCGCAGACCTGCGGATGGTCTACCTGAACTCCGACGGCTCGTCCGCCGAGATGTGCGGCAACGGCCTCCGGTGCCTCGCCCGGTACGCTCGCGACCGGGGACTCGTCGGCCCTGACGAGCTGACCGTCGAGACCGGCGCGGGCGTCAAGCGGGTCTGGCTCCGGCCGGACGGCTCCTCCCGGGTCGAGATGGGACCGCCGGAGGTCGGGGAGGCCGTCTCGCTGCACGGTTATACGTTCCTGCGCGTCTCGATGGGGAACCCGCACGCCGTCGCCTTCCTTCCGAGCCGCGAGGCGGTCGAGGAGCTGGACCTCGCCGGGGTTGGGCCGCTCGTCGAACGGGACGCCGCCTTTCCCGAGGGAACGAACGTTGAGTTCGCCTTCGGAGATGGAGGAGAGGGGATCCGGATGAGGATCTGGGAACGCGGCGCGGGCGAGACGCTCGCCTCGGGGTCGGGCTCGTGCGCCTCGGCGGTCGCAGCGATCTCCCTCGGGCGGGCGAGGAGTCCCGTGAGCGTCGCCCTCGACGGCGGGAGCGTTCTTGTCGAGTGGGACGGCGGCGGCACCCCGGTCTACATGAGCGGTCCTGCGGAGTACGTCTTCGAGGGCAGGCTCACCGGGTCGTCCGTCCGGGCCTGA
- a CDS encoding LuxR C-terminal-related transcriptional regulator, with translation MQQAEVHKVFLVEDHASFRQSLAMMLDTESDLQVVGQAGSLAEARNSLKSLRAEDGPFPDLGLFDLNLPDGSGTELVSEFRETNPDFAALALTASVDSVDHARAIEHGAAGVLHKMAEIEEVVEALRKVATGKPLLSREEIARMVNLAANHREEKTKALEGASRLTRRELQVLNALAEGKSNKEIAEELSISLDTERTHMVNILNKLGAHSRLQALVTAVKSGVVSIGG, from the coding sequence ATGCAGCAGGCAGAGGTCCACAAGGTCTTCCTTGTAGAGGATCACGCCTCGTTCCGTCAGTCTCTGGCGATGATGCTCGACACCGAGAGCGACCTGCAGGTCGTCGGCCAGGCTGGTTCGCTCGCCGAGGCGCGCAACTCCTTGAAGTCGCTCCGGGCGGAGGACGGACCGTTCCCAGACCTCGGTCTATTTGACCTTAACCTCCCGGACGGCAGCGGAACCGAGCTCGTAAGCGAGTTTCGGGAGACGAACCCGGACTTTGCGGCGCTCGCGCTCACGGCGAGCGTGGACAGCGTGGATCACGCCCGGGCAATAGAGCACGGCGCCGCCGGGGTGCTGCACAAGATGGCCGAGATCGAGGAGGTCGTCGAGGCCCTGCGGAAGGTCGCGACGGGCAAGCCGCTTCTCAGCCGGGAAGAGATCGCCCGCATGGTCAACCTGGCGGCGAACCATCGCGAAGAGAAGACAAAGGCCCTGGAGGGTGCGAGCCGTCTGACGAGGCGCGAGCTTCAGGTCCTGAACGCTCTCGCCGAGGGAAAGAGCAACAAGGAGATCGCCGAAGAGCTCAGTATCAGCCTCGACACCGAGCGGACCCACATGGTCAACATCCTGAACAAGCTCGGCGCTCACTCCCGCTTGCAGGCGCTTGTTACGGCGGTGAAGTCCGGCGTGGTCAGCATCGGCGGCTGA
- a CDS encoding PAS domain-containing sensor histidine kinase: MTFGSHEGSRVGEVGDVALSVLLVEDSEEDELLLLRELRRGGYRVSCRRVFTAQSMREALASEEWDIVISDHSMPAFDSSAALHILREKGYLDIPFIIVSGKIGEEAAVAAMRLGAHDYVMKDNLARLNAVIERELREAENRRERRRAREELRRSEERYRTFVARSTEGIWRAELEAPIDVRLPVEEQIDLLYERLYFAEANDAMARMYGYERGVEMVGLRLQDLMPREVPGTESFLRHGISVGYLLMDAESVEVDRRGDLKYMLNNFVGIVEEGHLVRVWGTKRDVTRSKEAERALRAAEEKYRSIFENAVEGIYQTSLEGTLLTANPAMARIFGYRDAGEMIEALRDGVGRSLYADAGERERFISEVLEAGEVTGYEVEMVKKDGTKVWVSLAGRARRDESGEVFGLEGTVEDISARRRAEEALRRSEAVYRSVVENAVESILIVDGGMERILEANQSVKRTLGYTEEDLAGMSLCDLLEEREGWPGEWLRRVRESGSLRLGEMLLRRKDGTLAEAEVSLSVIPYAEGEAICVISHDVSDRRRVERALGEIREAERRRISRDLHDGVLQDLTDVLSSMQLERRIYGGRREREAEQIEHLKSAVSGIRAAIYDLRLEGPEEQTLPRSLNSIIELNRQTKEDCEFVLSIADDFPKGLWGPASMEVVRVVQEALANVRRHSGASRAEVALKVERGERGEEVAVYISDNGIGFENTNVAGIGLHSMRERAEFLGARLDVESEVDRGTTVSLRVGLDVLRGR; encoded by the coding sequence ATGACTTTCGGTTCTCATGAAGGTTCCAGGGTCGGAGAGGTCGGGGACGTTGCGCTCTCCGTGCTGCTCGTAGAGGACTCGGAGGAGGACGAGCTGCTCCTTCTACGGGAGCTGCGGCGCGGCGGCTACCGGGTGAGCTGTCGGCGGGTGTTCACGGCCCAGAGCATGCGCGAGGCGCTTGCAAGCGAGGAGTGGGACATCGTCATAAGCGACCACTCGATGCCCGCCTTCGACTCCTCGGCGGCGCTCCACATCCTGCGCGAGAAGGGTTATCTGGACATCCCGTTCATTATCGTGTCGGGGAAGATCGGGGAGGAGGCCGCCGTCGCGGCGATGCGGCTCGGGGCGCACGACTACGTGATGAAGGACAACCTCGCGAGGCTGAACGCCGTGATCGAGCGCGAGCTTCGTGAGGCGGAGAACCGTCGCGAGCGCAGGCGGGCGCGCGAGGAGCTGAGGAGAAGCGAGGAGCGTTACAGGACCTTTGTCGCCCGGAGCACGGAGGGGATCTGGCGCGCCGAGCTTGAGGCTCCGATAGACGTGCGGCTGCCGGTAGAGGAACAGATAGACCTTCTCTACGAGCGGCTCTACTTCGCCGAGGCGAACGACGCGATGGCGCGGATGTACGGCTACGAGCGAGGGGTCGAGATGGTCGGGCTCAGGCTTCAGGACCTGATGCCCCGGGAGGTCCCCGGCACGGAGTCGTTTCTCAGGCACGGCATCTCGGTCGGGTACCTCCTGATGGACGCCGAGTCCGTCGAGGTCGACCGCCGGGGCGACCTGAAGTACATGCTCAACAACTTTGTCGGCATCGTTGAGGAGGGCCACCTCGTCCGCGTCTGGGGAACCAAGCGCGACGTAACGAGGAGCAAGGAGGCCGAGCGAGCCCTGAGAGCCGCCGAGGAGAAGTACCGGTCGATCTTCGAGAACGCGGTGGAGGGCATCTACCAGACGAGCCTCGAAGGGACGCTCCTGACGGCGAACCCGGCGATGGCGCGCATCTTCGGCTACCGGGACGCCGGGGAGATGATCGAGGCCCTCCGGGACGGTGTCGGGCGGTCGCTCTACGCGGACGCCGGCGAGCGTGAGCGCTTCATAAGCGAGGTCCTCGAAGCCGGAGAGGTGACGGGCTACGAGGTCGAGATGGTAAAGAAGGACGGCACGAAGGTCTGGGTCTCGCTCGCCGGGCGGGCCAGGCGCGACGAGTCGGGGGAGGTCTTCGGGCTGGAGGGAACGGTCGAGGACATAAGCGCCCGCCGCCGGGCGGAGGAGGCGCTGCGCCGGAGCGAGGCCGTCTACCGCTCGGTTGTCGAGAACGCCGTCGAGAGCATCCTTATCGTGGACGGGGGGATGGAGCGCATCCTCGAAGCGAACCAGTCGGTGAAGAGGACGCTAGGTTACACGGAGGAGGACCTCGCCGGGATGAGCCTCTGCGACCTCCTTGAGGAGAGGGAGGGCTGGCCCGGGGAGTGGCTCCGGCGCGTCCGGGAGAGCGGGAGCCTCAGGCTCGGGGAGATGCTGCTCCGGAGAAAGGACGGGACGCTCGCCGAGGCCGAGGTGAGCCTGAGCGTCATTCCGTACGCCGAGGGGGAGGCGATCTGCGTTATCTCGCACGACGTCTCCGACCGCCGGAGGGTCGAGCGGGCGCTGGGGGAGATCCGGGAGGCCGAGCGGCGGAGGATCTCCCGCGACCTGCACGACGGGGTGCTCCAGGACCTGACGGACGTCCTGAGCTCGATGCAGCTTGAACGCAGGATCTACGGCGGACGACGCGAGCGGGAGGCCGAGCAGATCGAGCACCTCAAGAGCGCGGTGAGCGGCATCCGGGCGGCGATCTACGACCTCCGGCTGGAGGGACCGGAGGAGCAGACGCTCCCGAGGTCGCTGAACTCCATTATCGAGCTGAACCGCCAGACAAAGGAGGACTGCGAGTTCGTGCTCTCCATCGCCGACGACTTCCCGAAGGGCCTCTGGGGACCGGCCTCGATGGAGGTCGTCCGCGTCGTTCAGGAGGCGCTGGCGAACGTCAGAAGGCACTCGGGGGCGAGCCGGGCCGAGGTCGCCCTGAAGGTCGAGAGAGGCGAGCGCGGGGAGGAGGTTGCGGTCTACATCTCGGATAACGGTATCGGCTTCGAGAACACGAACGTCGCCGGGATCGGCCTCCACAGCATGCGCGAGCGGGCCGAGTTCCTCGGGGCGCGCCTCGACGTCGAGAGCGAGGTGGACCGGGGCACGACGGTCTCGCTCCGGGTCGGCCTCGATGTGCTCCGGGGCCGCTAG